Proteins encoded in a region of the Pseudomonas syringae KCTC 12500 genome:
- a CDS encoding 2-octaprenyl-3-methyl-6-methoxy-1,4-benzoquinol hydroxylase: protein METRADVLIVGAGMVGSALALALQGSGLDVLVVDGGPLSVEPFDQQSSFEPRVSALSAASQRILQRLGVWDGIAARRISPYAHMQVWDGSGTGQIHFSASSVHADVLGHIIENRVVQDALLDRLHASDIGLLANARLEQMRHSGDNWLLTLADGRQLRAPLVVAADGANSAVRRLTETPTREWDYLHHAIVTSVRTADPHRKTAWQRFTDDGPLAFLPLEREGEHWCSIVWSVTPAEAERLMVLEDDLFCRELEQAFEGRLGQVLSADSRLCVPLRQRHAKRYVARGLALIGDAAHTIHPLAGQGVNLGFLDAAVLAEVLTHAAKRGERWSDLRVLGRYERRRMPHNLALMAAMEGFERLFQADPLPLRWLRNTGLKMVNRMPEAKALFVREALGLSGDLPELARIEAR from the coding sequence AGCCGGAATGGTCGGCAGTGCCCTTGCCTTGGCATTGCAGGGCAGCGGCCTTGATGTGCTGGTGGTCGATGGTGGACCGCTGAGCGTCGAGCCGTTTGATCAACAGTCGAGCTTCGAGCCGCGGGTCAGCGCCCTGTCGGCGGCCAGCCAGCGAATCCTCCAGCGGCTGGGCGTGTGGGACGGCATCGCAGCCCGGCGCATCAGCCCGTATGCGCATATGCAGGTCTGGGATGGCAGCGGCACCGGGCAGATTCACTTCTCGGCCTCCAGTGTGCATGCCGACGTGCTGGGGCACATCATCGAGAATCGTGTGGTGCAGGACGCGCTGCTTGACCGTCTGCATGCCAGCGACATCGGCCTGCTGGCCAATGCACGGCTGGAACAGATGCGTCACTCCGGCGATAACTGGCTGCTGACCCTGGCCGATGGTCGTCAACTGCGCGCACCGCTGGTAGTGGCCGCCGATGGTGCCAATTCCGCCGTGCGCCGCCTGACCGAAACGCCGACGCGTGAATGGGATTACCTGCATCACGCGATCGTCACCAGCGTGCGCACCGCCGACCCCCACAGAAAAACCGCCTGGCAGCGTTTCACCGATGACGGGCCGCTGGCCTTTCTGCCGCTGGAGCGCGAGGGCGAGCACTGGTGCTCCATCGTCTGGTCAGTCACACCTGCCGAAGCCGAGCGCCTGATGGTGCTGGAGGATGACCTGTTCTGCCGCGAACTGGAGCAGGCATTCGAAGGACGACTGGGCCAGGTGCTGTCTGCCGATAGCCGCCTGTGCGTGCCGCTGCGTCAACGTCACGCCAAGCGTTACGTTGCCAGAGGATTGGCACTGATTGGCGATGCGGCACACACCATTCACCCGCTGGCCGGGCAGGGCGTGAACCTCGGTTTCCTCGACGCCGCAGTGCTGGCTGAAGTGCTGACCCATGCCGCAAAGCGTGGCGAGCGCTGGTCTGACCTGCGTGTGCTGGGCCGCTACGAGCGCCGCCGCATGCCGCACAACCTCGCGCTGATGGCCGCGATGGAAGGCTTCGAACGCCTGTTCCAGGCAGACCCGCTGCCCTTGCGCTGGTTGCGCAACACCGGCCTGAAAATGGTCAACCGCATGCCTGAAGCCAAAGCGCTGTTCGTCCGCGAAGCGTTGGGGTTGTCGGGAGATCTGCCCGAGCTGGCGCGGATCGAAGCACGCTAG